In a single window of the Euleptes europaea isolate rEulEur1 chromosome 4, rEulEur1.hap1, whole genome shotgun sequence genome:
- the RAB27B gene encoding ras-related protein Rab-27B, which translates to MTDGGDYDYLIKLLALGDSGVGKTTFLYRYTDNKFNPKFITTVGIDFREKRVVYNSRGTNGSPGKAFKVHLQLWDTAGQERFRSLTTAFFRDAMGFLLMFDLTSQQSFLNVRNWMSQLQANAYCENPDIVLIGNKADLSDQREVSERQAKDLADKYGIPYFETSAATGQNIDKAVETLLDLIMKRMEQCIDKTQDSTANGGSSGKLDSAKTEEKRCAC; encoded by the exons atgACTGATGGGGGGGACTATGACTACCTGATCAAGCTCCTGGCCCTGGGGGACTCCGGGGTTGGGAAGACGACCTTCCTGTACAGATACACGGACAACAAGTTCAACCCTAAGTTCATCACAACAGTTGGAATCGACTTCCGGGAAAAACGTGTG GTGTACAATAGCCGAGGGACTAATGGATCGCCCGGGAAGGCCTTTAAGGTTCATCTGCAGCTCTGGGACACAGCTGGGCAAGAAAG ATTCCGAAGTCTCACGACAGCGTTTTTCAGAGATGCCATGGGCTTCTTGCTCATGTTTGATCTCACCAGTCAACAGAGCTTCCTAAATGTCAGAAACTGGATGA GTCAGCTACAAGCAAATGCATATTGTGAGAATCCAGATATAGTATTAATTGGAAATAAAGCCGACCTATCGGATCAGAGAGAGGTCAGTGAAAGACAAGCGAAAGATCTGGCAGACAAATACGG TATCCCCTACTTTGAAACGAGCGCGGCTACCGGACAAAACATAGACAAGGCAGTGGAAACGCTCTTGGACTTGATAATGAAGCGCATGGAGCAGTGCATCGACAAGACTCAAGACTCAACAGCCAACGGGGGCAGTTCGGGAAAGCTGGATTCGGCTAAAACGGAAGAGAAGAGATGCGCCTGTTGA